One Phycisphaera mikurensis NBRC 102666 DNA window includes the following coding sequences:
- a CDS encoding DUF1559 family PulG-like putative transporter, with amino-acid sequence MSARSDRLPQRFSGPRHAARPAGFTLIELLVVISIIALLIGILLPALGAARASARSALCKSNLRQQGIGFNAYAADFKDFLPVGSYGVPGTGWTVSIWDVFVDEGYMEGPTETDFNPTGAPGTSLRPGVVGTAFYCPGSEDSVSSSVSINGVPGYANGKTDTPAHAVGRRTFNRVGKADRFIDSWYQVNGSFIDAPGKVQRIPWFPLNAFSRDYTPVHARLFDFDDPSGMAGILDGYAAHNLNTAAVPTNRHPAGEAGTVQLDGHVEAIQAGVNPQTIKDRTTKNVFVDKAESLQMPVQLRVAETFP; translated from the coding sequence ATGTCTGCTCGCTCTGACCGCCTCCCGCAGCGCTTCTCCGGGCCCCGTCACGCGGCGCGCCCCGCCGGCTTCACCCTGATCGAGCTGCTCGTGGTGATCTCGATCATCGCGCTTCTCATCGGGATCCTCCTGCCGGCCTTGGGCGCGGCGCGGGCCTCGGCCCGCAGCGCCCTGTGCAAGAGCAACCTGCGTCAGCAGGGCATCGGCTTCAACGCGTACGCGGCCGACTTCAAGGACTTCCTCCCGGTCGGCTCCTACGGGGTTCCCGGCACCGGCTGGACCGTCAGCATCTGGGACGTCTTCGTCGACGAGGGCTACATGGAGGGCCCGACCGAGACCGACTTCAACCCGACCGGCGCTCCCGGCACGTCGCTGCGGCCCGGGGTGGTCGGCACCGCCTTCTACTGCCCCGGCTCGGAAGACTCGGTGAGCAGCTCCGTCTCCATCAACGGCGTGCCCGGCTATGCGAACGGCAAGACCGACACACCGGCGCACGCGGTGGGGCGACGCACCTTCAACCGGGTGGGCAAGGCCGACCGCTTCATCGACTCCTGGTACCAGGTCAATGGCTCCTTCATCGACGCCCCCGGCAAAGTCCAGAGGATCCCCTGGTTCCCTCTCAACGCGTTCAGCAGGGACTACACGCCGGTCCACGCCCGGCTCTTCGACTTCGATGATCCCTCCGGCATGGCGGGCATCCTCGACGGCTACGCGGCTCACAACCTGAACACCGCGGCGGTGCCGACCAACCGGCACCCCGCCGGGGAGGCTGGCACCGTCCAGCTCGACGGCCACGTGGAGGCGATCCAAGCCGGCGTGAACCCGCAGACCATCAAAGACCGGACCACGAAGAACGTCTTCGTGGACAAGGCCGAGTCGCTGCAGATGCCGGTGCAGCTGCGGGTGGCAGAGACCTTCCCCTGA
- a CDS encoding LacI family DNA-binding transcriptional regulator, producing the protein MNPTPTLHDVARLAGVNEATVSRAFSRRAPVAAKTRERIFEAARRVGYRPSMAARMTRTGRSGLIGVVRSPVGGHSVDHPSFLLGLGGELHRRGLCPVGDVLSVPGDPDMDPAAPAPAVPRIIREHLADGFLINYAFGMPEAAERLLSGSGVPAIWINQLREQNCVRPDDRGAAAEATAYLLGRGCRDIAYVAAPASSSSAGASRAEHFSRAARERGYRDAMSAAGVPARVEALPPLPPAGAYERRLGHVLRSHVALLSRRDRPEAVLCEADGRVMLAAASEAGLRVPGELAVFGIDNDPGGDVRIAMDRLVVPFWAMGRSAVEEVCGLIEEPDRPRPPVVLPFEFHRAGTVA; encoded by the coding sequence GTGAATCCCACCCCGACGCTCCACGACGTGGCCCGCTTGGCGGGGGTGAACGAGGCGACGGTGTCGCGGGCCTTCTCGCGGCGTGCGCCCGTCGCGGCCAAGACCCGCGAGCGGATCTTCGAGGCGGCCCGCCGCGTGGGCTACCGGCCGAGCATGGCGGCCCGGATGACGCGGACCGGCCGCAGCGGGCTCATCGGCGTCGTCCGGAGCCCCGTCGGGGGCCACTCGGTGGACCATCCGTCGTTCCTGCTGGGGCTCGGCGGCGAGCTGCACCGGCGGGGGCTCTGCCCCGTGGGCGACGTGCTGAGCGTGCCGGGGGACCCGGACATGGATCCCGCTGCGCCGGCCCCCGCGGTGCCCCGCATCATCCGGGAGCACCTCGCGGACGGCTTCCTCATCAACTACGCCTTCGGGATGCCCGAAGCCGCGGAGCGGCTGCTCAGCGGGTCGGGTGTGCCGGCGATCTGGATCAACCAGCTGCGGGAGCAGAACTGCGTGCGGCCCGACGACCGGGGAGCCGCGGCCGAGGCCACCGCCTACCTGCTCGGCCGCGGCTGCCGGGACATCGCTTACGTGGCCGCTCCCGCCTCCTCCTCCTCCGCGGGGGCGTCGCGGGCGGAGCACTTCAGCCGCGCGGCGCGGGAGCGGGGTTACCGCGACGCCATGTCCGCCGCCGGGGTCCCCGCCCGGGTGGAGGCGCTGCCCCCGCTGCCGCCCGCCGGCGCGTACGAGCGGCGGCTCGGCCACGTGCTCCGCAGCCACGTGGCGCTCCTGAGCCGGCGCGACCGGCCCGAGGCGGTGCTGTGCGAGGCCGACGGCCGCGTGATGCTCGCCGCGGCGAGCGAAGCCGGGCTCCGCGTGCCCGGGGAGCTCGCGGTCTTCGGCATCGACAACGACCCCGGCGGCGACGTGCGGATCGCGATGGACCGGCTGGTCGTGCCGTTCTGGGCCATGGGCCGGTCGGCCGTCGAGGAGGTCTGCGGCCTCATCGAGGAGCCCGACCGGCCGCGGCCGCCGGTGGTGCTGCCCTTCGAGTTCCACCGCGCCGGCACGGTCGCCTGA